GGCGAAGGTCACCGAACGCGTGATCGCCCGCAGCCAATCGACCCGTTCCGCCTATTTGAAGCGCATCGACGGCGCGCAGGGCAAGTTCCCGGCGCGTGGTGCACTGTCGTGCGCGAACCTCGCGCACGGCTTCGCGGGTCTCGAAGGCAGCGACAAGTTCCAGATCAAGGCGATTCGCGAGCCGAACATCGGCATCGTGTCCTCGTACAACGAGATGCTGTCGGCGCACGCGCCGTACAAGGATTTCCCCGAGATCATCAAGGCAGCCGCGCGCGAGAACGGCGGCGTCGCGCAGTTCGCGGGCGGCGTGCCGGCGATGTGCGACGGCGTCACGCAGGGCAATCCGGGGATGGAGCTGTCGCTGTTCTCGCGCGAGGCGATCGCGATGGGCACGGCGATCGCGCTCACGCACAACATGTTCGACGCGGCGCTTTGCCTCGGCATCTGCGACAAGATCGTGCCCGGCCTGCTGATCGGCGCGCTCCAGTTCGGCCACCTGCCGACCATCTTCGTGCCGGCCGGCCCGATGACGAGCGGCCTGTCGAACGACGACAAGGCGAAGATCCGCCAGCAGTTCGCGACCGGCCAGGTCGGCCGCGACGCGCTGCTCGAAGCGGAATCCGCCGCGTATCACGGCCACGGCACCTGCACGTTCTACGGCACCGCGAACAGCAACCAGATGCTGATGGAACTGATGGGCCTGCACCTGCCGGGTTCGGCGTTCGTTCATCCGCACACGCCGCTGCGAAACGCACTGACGGCCGAAGCCGCGCGGCGCGTGCTCGACCTGACGGTCGAGCGCGGCCAGTACACGCCGATCGGCCATGTGATCGACGAGAAGGCGATCGTCAACGGGATCGTCGCGCTGCTCGCGACGGGCGGCTCGACCAACCACACGCTGCACCTCGTCGCGATCGCACGGGCGGCCGGCATCCTGATCGACTGGAACGATTTCGACGAACTGTCGGCGGCGGTGCCGCTGCTCGCGAAGATCTACCCGAACGGCAAGGCCGACGTGAATCATTTCCATGCGGCGGGCGGAGTCGCGTTCCTGGTGCGCAACCTGCTCGAAGGCGGGCTGCTGCACGAAGACGTGACGACCGTCGCGGGTAAGGGCCTGTCGCACTACACGAAAGAGCCGAAGCTGATCGACGGCAAGCTGACGTGGGTCGACGGCACGGCCGAAAGCCACGACACGAAGGTGCTGCGCGGCATTCACGACCCGTTCCAGCCCGACGGCGGCCTGCGCCTGATGCAGGGCCGGCTCGGCCGCGGCGTGATCAAGATTTCGGCGGTCGCGCCCGAGCACCGCAAGGTGACCGCGCCCGCGATCGTGTTCGATTCGCAGGAAGCCGTGCAGGAGGCGTTCGATCGCGGCGAGCTGAAGCGCGATTTCGTCGCGGTCGTGCGCTTCCAGGGCGCGCGCGCGAACGGGATGCCGGAATTGCACCGTTTGACGCCGCTGCTCGGCGTGCTGCAGGATCAGGGCTTCCATGTCGCGCTCGTGACCGACGGCCGCATGTCCGGTGCGTCGGGCAAGGTGCCGGCCGTGATCCACGTGTCGCCGGAGGCGCTGCTGGCCGGCCCGCTCGGCAAGGTGAAGACGGGCGACACGCTGGTGATCGACGCGGAGGCCGGCATTCTCGACATCGAGGTCGACGACGCCGAGTGGCACGCGCGCCCGGTTGCGCAACCGCTGCACCAGGCCGACAACGAAACGGGTTTTGGCCGCGAGCTGTTCGGCGTGTTCCGCGCGGCGGCCGCGCCGGCCGAGCAGGGTGCATCGGTTTTCGGGACGCTGGTCGGCGAAGCGGCCGTCCGCGTCTCTGCATGAATTTCAAGGAGCGAATTTGATGAAGACGATTGCTGAAATCGTGAAGCTGGGCCCGGTGATTCCGGTGCTCGCATTCGACTCGGTCGAGCAGGGCGAACACGTGTCGCGCGCGTTGCACGCGGGCGGCGTCAAGGTGCTCGAGATCACGCTGCGTACGCCGGCGGGGCTGGAGGCAATCCAGCGCGCGAGCCAGCTCGCGGACGACATCGTCGTCGGCGTCGGCACGATCACGAAGCCGGAGCACTGCGAGCAGGCGAAGCGCGCGGGTGCGAAGTTTGGCGTGTCGCCGGGTCTGACGAAGGACCTGCACCTCGCGTCGCTCGACGCCGGCCTGCCGCTGCTGCCGGGCGTGATGACGCCGAGCGACATTATCCAGGCGCTCGAATTCGGCTACGAGATCGTCAAGTTCTTCCCCGCGCAGCAGGCCGGCGGCGTGCCGATGCTGCAGGCGTTCCACGGCCCGTTCCCGGCGCTGAAGTTCTGCCCGACGGGCGGCATCACGGTCGACACCGCGCCGAATTTCCTGAAGCTGCCGAACGTCGTGTGCGTCGGCGGTTCGTGGCTCACGCCGAAGGCCGCGCTCGCCGCGCAGGACTGGGCCGAAGTCACGCGCCTCGCGCAAGCCGCGAGCCAGCTTCACCGCTAATACTTGTACGGAA
The sequence above is a segment of the Burkholderia diffusa genome. Coding sequences within it:
- the edd gene encoding phosphogluconate dehydratase translates to MTSLHPTLAKVTERVIARSQSTRSAYLKRIDGAQGKFPARGALSCANLAHGFAGLEGSDKFQIKAIREPNIGIVSSYNEMLSAHAPYKDFPEIIKAAARENGGVAQFAGGVPAMCDGVTQGNPGMELSLFSREAIAMGTAIALTHNMFDAALCLGICDKIVPGLLIGALQFGHLPTIFVPAGPMTSGLSNDDKAKIRQQFATGQVGRDALLEAESAAYHGHGTCTFYGTANSNQMLMELMGLHLPGSAFVHPHTPLRNALTAEAARRVLDLTVERGQYTPIGHVIDEKAIVNGIVALLATGGSTNHTLHLVAIARAAGILIDWNDFDELSAAVPLLAKIYPNGKADVNHFHAAGGVAFLVRNLLEGGLLHEDVTTVAGKGLSHYTKEPKLIDGKLTWVDGTAESHDTKVLRGIHDPFQPDGGLRLMQGRLGRGVIKISAVAPEHRKVTAPAIVFDSQEAVQEAFDRGELKRDFVAVVRFQGARANGMPELHRLTPLLGVLQDQGFHVALVTDGRMSGASGKVPAVIHVSPEALLAGPLGKVKTGDTLVIDAEAGILDIEVDDAEWHARPVAQPLHQADNETGFGRELFGVFRAAAAPAEQGASVFGTLVGEAAVRVSA
- the eda gene encoding bifunctional 4-hydroxy-2-oxoglutarate aldolase/2-dehydro-3-deoxy-phosphogluconate aldolase; translation: MKTIAEIVKLGPVIPVLAFDSVEQGEHVSRALHAGGVKVLEITLRTPAGLEAIQRASQLADDIVVGVGTITKPEHCEQAKRAGAKFGVSPGLTKDLHLASLDAGLPLLPGVMTPSDIIQALEFGYEIVKFFPAQQAGGVPMLQAFHGPFPALKFCPTGGITVDTAPNFLKLPNVVCVGGSWLTPKAALAAQDWAEVTRLAQAASQLHR